The genomic interval CGTGGCAGCCTGGGAGTGCGGCGCGATGATAGAATGGTTTAGCGATCCAGCTCACTGGACAGGGAGTGATGGTGTCATCGTTCTCGTCGGTCAGCATCTGGCTTATAGCTTTGCGGCCCTTTTCCTCGCCTGTCTGATTGGCTTGCCGGTTGGGCTTTATGTGGGACACACGGGACGCGGTGTCGTCTTCATCGCGGGTCTTGCAAATGCGCTACGCTCCCTTCCAAGCCTCGGCCTGATCGCACTTCTTGTGATTGTTTTTGGCCCCGTTTTCGCATCCGATATGGCTTTTATCGTACCCAGCCTTATCGTGCTCGTGCTTCTGGCCGTGCCGCCGATCATGACTGGCAGTTACGCCGGTATCGCGGCGGTGGATCCCGCTGCGGTGGATGCTGCAAGAGGCATGGGGAAACGTCCGCTCGATATTCTGTTCGATGTGGAACTGCCCTGCGCTCTGCCATTGATCTTTTCCGGTCTGCGCAGCGCCACGCTTCAGATCATCTCGACCGCAACTATCGCCGCTTATGTTTCTCTTGGTGGTCTCGGTCGCCTGATCATCGATGGGCGGGCGCAGAACGATTATTATCAGATGGCCGCAGGTGCCGTTCTCGTCGGTGCGTTGGCCCTGACCGTGGATCTGATCATCGGCGTCATATCGAGGGTCACCGTATCACCAGGGCTGACGCGTCGAGCGAAGCGTTAGAGGTTCTAAAATAACCGGGTTTTCTATTCCACGACTGTTTCAACATAAAGGAGAAGCTCGCATGGCATTCAGGATCATCACTGCCGCCAGCGCATTTGCGCTCATGGCACTTTCCGCTGCTTCGGCATTGGCGCAAAGCAATCCGCTGGCCGCGCCAGCCACTCCGCGAACCGATACGACGACAATCATCGTCGGTTCCGCCGACTTCCCCGAAAGCCAGCTTCTGGCGACGATCTACGCCAAGGCCCTTGCCGCCAAGGGTGTTGCCGTCGAAACGAAGTTGAGCATCGGTAGCCGCGAAGTCTATATCCCTGCGTTGCTCGACGGATCAATCGATCTGTTGCCGGAGTATGCTGGTGCGACGCTGAGCTATCTCGACAAGAACGCGACGGCCCATTCGCCAAGCGATGTGGCCGCAGCGCTCAAGGCGGCTCTGCCGAAAGGCGTCTCTATGTTGACACCCTCCGCAGCACAGGATTCCGATAGCGTGGCTGTGACGCGCGCGACCGCTGACAAATACAAGCTGAAGACGATTGCCGATCTCGCACCCGTAGCCTCGCAGCTCGTGCTTGGCGGTCCACCGGAATGGAAAACGCGCAAGGAAGGCATTATCGGTCTGAAGGAACTTTATGGCCTCGAGTTCCAGTCGTTCAAATCGCTTGACGTCGGTGGCCCGCTGACCCTTTCGGCACTCATCAACGGTCAGGTCCATGCTGCAAACCTGTTCTCGACCGATCCGGCCATCGCTGCAAACGATCTCATCGTGCTTGAAGACGTCAAGAACCTCTTTCCCGCCCAGAACATCGTACCAGTGATTGCCACACCGAAAGTTAGCGACGTTGTGACAAGCACTCTCGATGCTGTTTCTGCCGCCCTGACGACGAAAGATCTCGTCGTTATGAACGGTCGTCTGGCCAATCACGACAGTTTCGATGTCGTGGCGGGCGACTGGCTGGCCGAACACAAATTGAACTGAATCCATCGGCAAAGGGCGTGGCATTGCCCCGCCCTTTGCCGACAACCCTGCGTATTGGTGACGTCATAGCTATGGATCACGACAGAGAGATTTTCCGGGAAGTGATGCCGCCGATATCTGAGGACGCTCGTGACGCGCAGGGCACCGAAGACCAGAGTTCACCGCTTTATGTAAAGCTGAAAGACTACGTCCGCAGTCGCGTCGAGGCGGGTGAGTGGAAGATCGGTCAACGTGTTCCATCGGAAAACGAACTGGTCGATATTCTCGGTGTCAGCCGTATGACGGCCAACCGCGCTTTGCGTGAGCTGGCCGACGAAGGGCTTGTGGTGCGTGTACGCGGCAAAGGTTCGTTCGTTGCGTCCAAGAAGCGCACATCGCAGTTCCAGAGCGTACCCAACATTGCCGAAGAAATAACACGCAACGGCGGTGTTCACAGCGCGCGGGTCATACTTCTTCAAATCGAAACCTGCGATCCAGATCTTGCCGAAGCGCTCGCTGTTCCGGCTGGCAGCCTTGCTGCGCACTCGATCATTGTGCATGCGGAAGACGGCGTGCCGATGCAAATCGAGGATCGTTTCGTCAATTCGGACTGCGCGCCCGATTACATCAAACAGGATTTCAACCTCGTAACACCCAACGGTTATCTCACGCGAGTGGCACCGATCGTGAAGGCCGAGCAGCATATCGAGGCGGTCAGCGCACAGCCCTGGGAATGCAAGCTGCTGGCGATTTCCAAGACGGAACCATGCCTGCTCGTGCGTCGTCGCACATGGTCTACAAAGGGGATCGTGTCTTCTGTCCGCCTCCTTTATCCCGGCAGCCGCTATCGTCTTTACAGCAGTAATTGAGACACGGGCCAACGCTGGCAGTATTCAAGATGGAAAATTGCCGCTCCTCGCAGCCGTTTCTGCATCATAGGAAAACGTCATGACTGTTCTACTGGATGATGGATTGAGTTGGCGCGATGTTGCCCATATCGGCAAGGGCGAGGCACTGCGTGTGTCAGACGCGGCCTATCTGCGGATTGACCGGGCGAGCCAGATCGTTGACAGCATCGTCGAAAGCGGTGTGCGTGCCTATGGCATCAATACCGGGGTCGGTGCACTGTCGGACACTGTGGTGGATCGCACCGCGCAGGGTCGGCTTTCGCGCTCCATTATTCTCAGCCATGCCTGCGGTGTCGGACCGTTGTTGGATCCTCGCGAAGTTCGGGCAATCATGGCGGCGCAGATCGCCAATTTCGCTCATGGGCACTCCGGTGTCCGACGCGAGATCGTCTCGCATCTGTCGACGTTTCTGGAACAGGATTGTATTCCCGACGTGCCGTCCCGCGGATCGGCGGGCTATCTGGTGCACAACGCGCATGTTGCGCTTGTTCTGATCGGAGAGGGCCAGGCCCGGCTCGGCGGGCGCATTATGAGTGGACGGGATGCCCTGGCGGCAATGGGACTTCAACCCATCGTGCTGGGTGCCAAGGAAGGGCTGAGCCTCGTCAATGGTACAGCCTGTGCGACCGGTCTTTCCTGCATGGCACTCGCGCGGGCCAATCACCTGCTAGATTGGGCCGATGCCATAGCGGCGCTGACGCTTGAAGCAGCAGGCTGCCAGATCGACGCTTTTGACGAGACGGTTCTCGCGCTGCGTCCCTCGAAGGGAATCGCGGCCGTCGGGGCTGCTCTGCGATCCCGGCTTGAAGGCAGTGGGCTGGTTGCCGCCGCTCATGGCAGGCGGACACAGGACGCGCTAAGCCTGCGTGCCGTGCCGCATGCGCATGGTGCTGCACGCGACATCTTCGATGCCTGCGCCTCCATCGTTGACCGAGAGCTCGCCTCCGTCACCGACAATCCCGCGATCCTTGGCACGCCCAAGCAGCCCATCGTCTCGTCGGAGGCCCATGCCGTTGCCCCGGCATTGGGGCAGGCGGCAGACAGTCTCGCCATCGCCATTGCACAGATTGCCTCCATGAGCGAGCGCCGTATCGACAGGCTGGTCAATCCTCTGGTGAGTGGTCTGCCGCCATTTCTGGCGACCGATGCCGGAAGCCATTCAGGTTTCATGATCGCGCAATATACGGCCGCAGCCCTTGTCGGCGATAGCAGACGTCTTTCCGCGCCTGCCTCCACAGATGGAGGGCTGACATCGGGATTACAGGAGGATTTCCTCTCTCATCCCACGGCAGCCGCCAACAAGCTGCTCGCGGTTCTCGACAATGCAGAATATATTCTGGCCATCGAATGGATGGCCGGGGTGCAGGCCCATGATTTCCTGGAAAATGTTGCCGTGCGGGCAGCCGGAACAAATGCGGTCTACAATCTGCTTCGCGAGCACCTCCAGCCCTATTCGGATGACCGGCCCCTGTCTGCGGACATGGAAAAGGCAAGGCTGCTCCTGCGTGATTTCTCGCCACCGGATATGTGATTGAAAGCCGTAAGGCTCGTGCCTTACATGGTGAAAGGCAGATCGATACCCTTGGCGCGGATGAAGGGCAGGCCTTTGCGCCGTGCAGTCCAGCCGATAACGTGAAGGCTCCGGGCGGCCGGTTCATGCCGTTGCGCAAGCATCCAGGATTTGCAGTCGATCGCGGCAATGTCCGCCCGGCCCTCGGCCACTGCGATGACGGAAGCGCGGTGCGCACCGGTTTCGAGACAATTTTCAAACAGATCGAGGCCCGCGCCTTCTGCTTCCAGATCGCGTTTCAAGCTGAGATAGCCGGATAATGACTTGTGCTCGTTGAATGCCAGTATTTTCCCGCTAAGAAATCCTTTCGGCAAAGCGGCCTCACCGGTTCTCGAAGGTTCAGCACCCTCTCCACCGTCGGCTATGCGGGCAATGATGGCGCTGGAATAGAACTCGCCTGCACCACCCTTGATGCCATTATAATCGCTCTGTCCAATCACCTGCACATGATCCTCCAGGCCAAACTCCATTGGCCCCCAGCAGGTGCCGGAGATCAGCAGAGCCGGATGTCGCCAGAGCACCGCAAGATCCAATGCATCGGGATCGAGCGTGGCAGGGTCTGCGGCAATGATGGCGCCGTCCTTTCCACGAATACCTCCCGGAACCGCCGGCATATCGCCGTTGCGTCTGGTGAGGCCTTTGGGAGCGTCGATACCCTTTGCTAAAAAACGGGTGCGCATATCGGCCCACAGCCTGTCCGTCTCATTGCGCAGTTCGGGCCAGTCATACATTGGCAGTGCCGCGATCCATGTCACGACGGAATTTCCAGTCTCGCGTCTTGTTCCTGCATCGCATGGTCAGAAAAAATCAGAGCGGCAGGCACGACGGGTGACGCGATTAAAACTTGCTCGTCCCGTCTCAAGACAGGATGCGCTACCGGTTCCTTGGCCTTGAAGGCGAAAGCGCGGAACACCTCGAAATAATTGCTGAACACATATCCGTCATTCATCTTCTGCCACTCCGCCCGCCTCTCGCTGTAGAGGGAGGGCAATTTATACCAGGCGGCTGTCGGCATTTTGTGATGCACGAAATGCAGGTTGTTATAGAGAAACAGTGGAGCCAGGATGGAGTTTTCAACAATGATCGTTCTCCCATCCGGCTGTTCGGACCATTGATGTTCGCAATAGGAGCGAATGGCAATGATGGATATGCCCAGATAGGCCGCCACACTGACATAGAGCCAGATTGGAACGCCGAAAATCAGGGATATGACCAGCAGTGTCGGAACAAGTCCGGCCAGATGCAGGGTCCAGGCATATATCACCCGCCGATCACCCTGCGCGATCTTGCGCCATTCGGATATCGTGAAACCAATAACCATCAGCGGAGGGCCGATGACCAGACGCCCGATGAACGTATTGTTCCATCCCAACAGGACCTTGAGGAACGACGGCATCTTTTGCCAGTCGCCCATAGCCCGGTAATAGCTTTCCGGATCGTCGAATGGGTCGGTCAGACGCTCGTCTGCATGGTGTTGCAGATGCGTGCGCTTGTAACTGCGATAGGGGTAGAAAATCCCGAGCGGCAGAAAGACCAAAGCTTCGTTCAGTCGTGCATTGCGCGTAGGGTGCCCATGCAGAACCTCGTGCTGGAGGGAGGAGTGCAGGGCAACTGCAATGCCCATGAGCACCAGAGAAACGATTGGAAACAACGGATACAGAAAATATCCTGCGAAAATCCAGAGACCGTAACAGACCGCCAACAGCGAGACTGTTGGCCATTCAATTCGGTCACGCGTTCTTCTGCGGCGCACGCCAGTCAGCCGCGCCGTCTTCTTTGCCAATATGTCTGTCATTTCATACTCTTGATGCCCCTGTCACCGTAGGGTCGCATCAGTCTCAGCCAGCCACAACGGGTTTATGGTGACCAACTGTTGATTTTGATAACAGTTTAAGCATTATG from Agrobacterium tumefaciens carries:
- a CDS encoding ABC transporter substrate-binding protein; translation: MAFRIITAASAFALMALSAASALAQSNPLAAPATPRTDTTTIIVGSADFPESQLLATIYAKALAAKGVAVETKLSIGSREVYIPALLDGSIDLLPEYAGATLSYLDKNATAHSPSDVAAALKAALPKGVSMLTPSAAQDSDSVAVTRATADKYKLKTIADLAPVASQLVLGGPPEWKTRKEGIIGLKELYGLEFQSFKSLDVGGPLTLSALINGQVHAANLFSTDPAIAANDLIVLEDVKNLFPAQNIVPVIATPKVSDVVTSTLDAVSAALTTKDLVVMNGRLANHDSFDVVAGDWLAEHKLN
- a CDS encoding HAL/PAL/TAL family ammonia-lyase produces the protein MTVLLDDGLSWRDVAHIGKGEALRVSDAAYLRIDRASQIVDSIVESGVRAYGINTGVGALSDTVVDRTAQGRLSRSIILSHACGVGPLLDPREVRAIMAAQIANFAHGHSGVRREIVSHLSTFLEQDCIPDVPSRGSAGYLVHNAHVALVLIGEGQARLGGRIMSGRDALAAMGLQPIVLGAKEGLSLVNGTACATGLSCMALARANHLLDWADAIAALTLEAAGCQIDAFDETVLALRPSKGIAAVGAALRSRLEGSGLVAAAHGRRTQDALSLRAVPHAHGAARDIFDACASIVDRELASVTDNPAILGTPKQPIVSSEAHAVAPALGQAADSLAIAIAQIASMSERRIDRLVNPLVSGLPPFLATDAGSHSGFMIAQYTAAALVGDSRRLSAPASTDGGLTSGLQEDFLSHPTAAANKLLAVLDNAEYILAIEWMAGVQAHDFLENVAVRAAGTNAVYNLLREHLQPYSDDRPLSADMEKARLLLRDFSPPDM
- the hutC gene encoding histidine utilization repressor is translated as MPPISEDARDAQGTEDQSSPLYVKLKDYVRSRVEAGEWKIGQRVPSENELVDILGVSRMTANRALRELADEGLVVRVRGKGSFVASKKRTSQFQSVPNIAEEITRNGGVHSARVILLQIETCDPDLAEALAVPAGSLAAHSIIVHAEDGVPMQIEDRFVNSDCAPDYIKQDFNLVTPNGYLTRVAPIVKAEQHIEAVSAQPWECKLLAISKTEPCLLVRRRTWSTKGIVSSVRLLYPGSRYRLYSSN
- a CDS encoding ABC transporter permease — encoded protein: MIEWFSDPAHWTGSDGVIVLVGQHLAYSFAALFLACLIGLPVGLYVGHTGRGVVFIAGLANALRSLPSLGLIALLVIVFGPVFASDMAFIVPSLIVLVLLAVPPIMTGSYAGIAAVDPAAVDAARGMGKRPLDILFDVELPCALPLIFSGLRSATLQIISTATIAAYVSLGGLGRLIIDGRAQNDYYQMAAGAVLVGALALTVDLIIGVISRVTVSPGLTRRAKR
- a CDS encoding fatty acid desaturase encodes the protein MTDILAKKTARLTGVRRRRTRDRIEWPTVSLLAVCYGLWIFAGYFLYPLFPIVSLVLMGIAVALHSSLQHEVLHGHPTRNARLNEALVFLPLGIFYPYRSYKRTHLQHHADERLTDPFDDPESYYRAMGDWQKMPSFLKVLLGWNNTFIGRLVIGPPLMVIGFTISEWRKIAQGDRRVIYAWTLHLAGLVPTLLVISLIFGVPIWLYVSVAAYLGISIIAIRSYCEHQWSEQPDGRTIIVENSILAPLFLYNNLHFVHHKMPTAAWYKLPSLYSERRAEWQKMNDGYVFSNYFEVFRAFAFKAKEPVAHPVLRRDEQVLIASPVVPAALIFSDHAMQEQDARLEIPS
- a CDS encoding PhnD/SsuA/transferrin family substrate-binding protein; the protein is MYDWPELRNETDRLWADMRTRFLAKGIDAPKGLTRRNGDMPAVPGGIRGKDGAIIAADPATLDPDALDLAVLWRHPALLISGTCWGPMEFGLEDHVQVIGQSDYNGIKGGAGEFYSSAIIARIADGGEGAEPSRTGEAALPKGFLSGKILAFNEHKSLSGYLSLKRDLEAEGAGLDLFENCLETGAHRASVIAVAEGRADIAAIDCKSWMLAQRHEPAARSLHVIGWTARRKGLPFIRAKGIDLPFTM